A window of the Streptomyces formicae genome harbors these coding sequences:
- a CDS encoding DUF5998 family protein yields MAKTGTTTQGLRTAIERSGYYPALVAEAVEAAVGGEQIASYLVHQETTFDANEVRRHVTVLVLTGTRFIVSHTDEQAADNSSPTPYATTSTESVKLGRISSVVVSRVVANPESYTPGTLPREVVLTIGWGAVSRIDLEPAACGDPNCDADHGYTGNSTADDLSLRVSEAGDGPDAVRQTLAFAQSLSEATVATAAPAAGH; encoded by the coding sequence ATGGCGAAGACCGGTACGACGACCCAGGGGCTGCGCACGGCGATCGAGCGCAGCGGCTACTACCCGGCTCTCGTGGCCGAGGCGGTGGAGGCCGCCGTCGGCGGCGAGCAGATCGCGTCGTACCTGGTGCACCAGGAGACCACGTTCGACGCGAACGAGGTCCGCCGCCATGTCACGGTCCTCGTCCTGACCGGCACCCGGTTCATCGTCAGCCACACCGACGAGCAGGCCGCCGACAACAGCTCCCCGACGCCGTACGCCACGACCTCCACCGAGTCGGTCAAGCTCGGCCGGATCTCCTCCGTCGTCGTCAGCCGCGTCGTCGCCAACCCCGAGTCGTACACACCGGGCACGCTGCCCCGCGAGGTCGTCCTCACCATCGGCTGGGGCGCCGTCTCCCGCATCGACCTGGAGCCCGCCGCCTGCGGCGACCCCAACTGCGACGCGGACCACGGCTACACCGGCAACTCCACCGCCGACGACCTCAGCCTGCGCGTCAGCGAGGCCGGCGACGGCCCCGACGCCGTCCGGCAGACGCTCGCCTTCGCACAGTCGCTCTCCGAGGCCACGGTCGCGACCGCCGCCCCGGCGGCCGGCCACTGA
- a CDS encoding alkaline phosphatase family protein — MTRPDWPEDLVPLALDTAPAPAYGSASLCDLLPTIAAGQGVPGLHAALTGLVPADRNCVFLVDGLGWEQLRAHPEDAPYLTSLLATSHGGTGTPITVGFPATTATSLASFGTGLPPGAHGLPGYTARNPETGELMNQLRWKPWTSPRVWQPYPTVFQLADEAGVHTAQVSSPAFADTPLTKIALSGGTFHGRLTGEERMDFAAEQLAAADRSLVYTYYSELDGKGHRFGVDSDAWRGQLMYVDRLVQRLAEQLPPRTALYVTADHGMIDIPFDEESRIDFDEDWELRAGVALLGGEGRARHVYAVPGAEADVLAVWREVLGDRFWVASRDEAMAAGWFGPRVDERVHRRIGDVVAAAHADVVITASVNEPHESAMVGMHGSMTPVEQLVPLIEVRS; from the coding sequence ATGACCCGGCCCGACTGGCCCGAGGACCTCGTCCCGCTCGCCCTCGACACCGCCCCCGCACCGGCGTACGGCTCCGCATCGCTCTGCGACCTGCTGCCGACGATCGCCGCCGGACAGGGCGTGCCCGGACTGCACGCAGCCCTCACCGGGCTCGTCCCGGCCGATCGGAACTGCGTCTTCCTCGTCGACGGCCTCGGCTGGGAGCAGCTCAGGGCCCACCCGGAGGACGCGCCGTACCTCACGTCGCTGCTCGCCACCTCCCACGGCGGCACGGGCACACCGATCACCGTCGGCTTCCCCGCCACCACCGCGACCTCGCTCGCCTCCTTCGGCACCGGGCTGCCACCCGGCGCGCACGGCCTGCCCGGCTATACGGCCCGCAACCCGGAGACCGGCGAGCTGATGAACCAGCTGCGCTGGAAGCCGTGGACCTCGCCGCGCGTCTGGCAGCCGTACCCGACGGTCTTCCAGCTCGCCGATGAGGCCGGGGTGCACACCGCGCAGGTCTCCTCCCCGGCCTTCGCCGACACCCCGCTCACCAAGATCGCGCTGAGCGGCGGAACATTTCACGGCCGGCTCACCGGCGAGGAGCGGATGGACTTCGCCGCGGAGCAGCTCGCCGCCGCCGACCGCTCGCTCGTCTACACGTACTACAGCGAGCTCGACGGCAAGGGCCACCGCTTCGGCGTCGACTCCGACGCCTGGCGCGGCCAGCTGATGTACGTCGACCGCCTCGTCCAGCGCCTCGCCGAGCAGCTACCGCCCCGCACCGCGCTCTACGTCACCGCCGACCACGGCATGATCGACATCCCCTTCGACGAGGAGTCGCGGATCGACTTCGACGAGGACTGGGAGCTGCGTGCCGGCGTCGCCCTGCTGGGCGGCGAGGGCCGGGCCCGCCATGTGTACGCCGTGCCGGGCGCCGAGGCCGATGTGCTCGCCGTCTGGCGCGAGGTCCTCGGTGACCGCTTCTGGGTGGCGAGCCGGGACGAGGCGATGGCGGCGGGCTGGTTCGGCCCGCGGGTCGACGAGCGAGTCCACCGCCGTATCGGCGACGTCGTCGCCGCGGCCCACGCCGACGTCGTGATCACCGCCTCCGTCAACGAGCCGCACGAGTCCGCCATGGTCGGCATGCACGGTTCCATGACGCCCGTCGAGCAGCTCGTCCCGCTCATCGAAGTCCGCTCGTAA
- a CDS encoding thymidine kinase yields MSELVFFSGTMDCGKSTLALQIEHNRAARGLQGVIFTRDDRAGEGKLSSRLGLVRAAVELVEGMDVYTYLVDHMTRGGRADYVIVDEAQFLAPEQIDQLARIVDDLELDVFAFGITTDFRTKLFPGSQRLIELADRIEALQVEAMCWCGARATHNARTVGGEMVVEGAQVVVGDVNRPAEEIGYEVLCRRHHRRRMTSATARAGVLSPDVLPMTSG; encoded by the coding sequence ATGTCCGAGCTGGTGTTCTTCTCCGGAACGATGGACTGCGGAAAGAGCACCCTGGCGCTGCAGATCGAGCACAACCGTGCGGCGCGCGGCCTGCAAGGTGTGATCTTCACCCGCGACGACCGGGCGGGCGAGGGCAAGCTCTCGTCCCGGCTGGGGCTGGTCAGGGCGGCGGTCGAGCTCGTCGAGGGCATGGACGTCTACACGTATCTGGTCGACCACATGACCAGGGGCGGCCGGGCGGACTACGTCATCGTCGACGAGGCCCAGTTCCTCGCGCCCGAGCAGATCGACCAGCTCGCCCGGATCGTCGACGACCTGGAGCTGGACGTCTTCGCCTTCGGGATCACCACGGACTTCCGGACCAAACTCTTCCCCGGCTCGCAGCGGCTCATCGAACTGGCGGACCGCATAGAGGCGCTCCAGGTCGAGGCCATGTGCTGGTGCGGCGCCCGTGCCACCCACAACGCGCGCACGGTCGGCGGCGAGATGGTCGTCGAGGGCGCCCAGGTCGTGGTCGGCGACGTCAACCGGCCCGCGGAGGAGATCGGTTACGAGGTGCTGTGCCGGCGCCACCACCGCCGCCGGATGACGAGCGCGACCGCCCGCGCAGGGGTGCTGTCCCCCGATGTGCTGCCGATGACGTCCGGCTGA
- a CDS encoding VOC family protein, producing the protein MTEATRRKPGTPCWVSLMVHGLAATQDFYKALFGWDFVPGPQQLGPYVRALIDGKEVAGIGQLPPERRLPIAWTTYLATDDADETAEQIRMCGGTVGVGPLDAADAGRLAIAADPEGAVFGVWQAAAHHGTALLGTHGTPVWNELVTRETSSVSKFYQSVFGYEVEPVVSADFDYLTLHLDGRPVASLHGVGHALPRDRGSHWMTYFEVEDPDETAARLVDLGGHVLQAPREGSSGRLATVSDPEGAVFTIVRTTTDL; encoded by the coding sequence ATGACCGAGGCGACGCGCCGCAAGCCCGGCACACCCTGCTGGGTGAGCCTGATGGTGCACGGACTCGCCGCGACGCAGGACTTCTACAAGGCGCTGTTCGGCTGGGACTTCGTCCCGGGCCCCCAGCAGCTCGGTCCGTACGTCCGCGCGCTGATCGACGGCAAGGAGGTCGCGGGGATCGGCCAGCTGCCTCCCGAACGTCGTCTGCCGATCGCCTGGACCACTTATCTGGCCACCGACGACGCCGACGAGACCGCCGAGCAGATCAGGATGTGCGGCGGCACCGTCGGCGTCGGACCGCTCGACGCGGCGGACGCGGGCCGGCTGGCGATCGCCGCGGACCCGGAGGGCGCCGTCTTCGGCGTCTGGCAGGCCGCGGCCCACCATGGCACCGCCCTGCTCGGCACGCACGGCACCCCGGTCTGGAACGAGCTGGTGACGCGGGAGACCTCGTCGGTCAGCAAGTTCTACCAGTCCGTCTTCGGGTACGAGGTCGAGCCGGTCGTCTCCGCCGACTTCGACTATCTGACCCTGCACCTGGACGGGCGCCCGGTGGCGTCCCTGCACGGGGTGGGCCATGCCCTGCCCCGTGACCGCGGTTCGCACTGGATGACGTACTTCGAGGTGGAGGACCCGGACGAGACCGCGGCCCGGCTGGTGGACCTCGGCGGGCATGTGCTCCAGGCACCAAGGGAGGGTTCGAGCGGCCGGCTCGCGACGGTGTCGGACCCGGAGGGCGCCGTCTTCACGATCGTACGGACGACGACCGACCTGTAG
- a CDS encoding sulfurtransferase, translating into MTPIITARELASESAGPRPPVLLDVRWQLSLATAAGAAPFDGRAAYEAGHIPGAVYVDLDTELAGPPGQGGRHPLPDVAAFGAAMRRAGVSGSVPVVVHDGGQGWAAARAWWLLRWAGHPDVRVLDGGLAAWDGPLTTETAAPEPGDFTPEPGGLPLLDADGAAALARSGLLLDARAAERYRGDVEPIDRVGGHIPGAVSAPTTENVAPGSTAFLPAEELAARFKRLGAVDAPEVGVYCGSGVSGAHEVLALAIAGVPAALYAGSWSEWSSDPARPVATGPDPS; encoded by the coding sequence ATGACCCCCATCATCACCGCAAGAGAACTCGCGAGCGAGTCGGCCGGTCCGCGGCCTCCGGTCCTTCTCGACGTCCGCTGGCAGCTCAGCCTGGCCACCGCGGCCGGCGCCGCACCCTTCGACGGGCGGGCAGCGTACGAGGCCGGGCACATCCCCGGTGCCGTCTACGTCGACCTCGACACGGAGCTGGCGGGACCACCCGGGCAGGGCGGCCGGCATCCGCTCCCGGACGTGGCGGCCTTCGGCGCGGCGATGCGCCGCGCCGGCGTCTCGGGCTCCGTACCGGTCGTCGTCCACGACGGCGGCCAGGGCTGGGCCGCGGCACGGGCGTGGTGGCTGCTGCGGTGGGCGGGCCACCCGGACGTCCGGGTCCTGGACGGAGGTCTCGCCGCCTGGGACGGCCCGCTGACGACCGAGACCGCCGCGCCCGAACCGGGCGACTTCACCCCGGAGCCGGGCGGACTGCCGCTGCTCGACGCCGACGGCGCCGCGGCCCTGGCCCGCTCCGGACTGCTGCTCGACGCCCGCGCCGCCGAGCGCTACCGGGGTGACGTCGAGCCCATCGACCGGGTCGGCGGGCACATCCCCGGCGCGGTCTCGGCGCCGACGACGGAGAACGTCGCGCCGGGAAGCACGGCCTTCCTCCCCGCGGAGGAACTGGCCGCGCGCTTCAAGCGCCTCGGCGCCGTGGACGCCCCCGAGGTCGGCGTCTACTGCGGCTCCGGCGTCTCCGGCGCCCACGAAGTCCTCGCCCTCGCGATCGCGGGTGTTCCCGCGGCCCTGTACGCCGGCTCCTGGTCGGAGTGGTCCTCCGACCCGGCCCGCCCGGTGGCGACGGGACCGGATCCCAGCTGA
- the sepH gene encoding septation protein SepH: MTSAGTTREVPMPELRVVAVSNDGTRLVLKAADSTEYTLPIDERLRAAVRNDRARLGQIEIEVESHLRPRDIQARIRAGASAEEVAQLAGIPVDRVRRFEGPVLAERAFMAERARKTPVRRPGENAGPQLGEAVQERLLLRGAEKDTVQWDSWRRDDGTWEVLLVYRVAGEPHSASWTYDPPRRLVQAVDDEARALIGETDDAIAVAQEPSFPFVPRIARLPRDRPLDRAALPAPAPPPAAETDEGERDSLTSLLEAVPSFRGDMVVPERSAAVDQPATTEPVQEPGAEEPPAPAASAGAGSAYADVLMPRSVSGHRDRLVGTTDRQAEADGVRPGRRAAVPSWDEIVFGTRRKKQD, encoded by the coding sequence GTGACGTCGGCAGGCACCACCCGGGAGGTCCCCATGCCCGAACTGCGTGTCGTGGCCGTCTCCAACGACGGCACACGACTGGTGCTGAAGGCTGCGGACAGCACGGAGTACACGCTTCCGATTGACGAGCGGCTGCGCGCTGCCGTGCGCAATGACCGCGCCCGCCTCGGCCAGATCGAGATCGAGGTGGAGAGCCACCTCCGCCCCCGCGACATCCAGGCACGCATACGGGCAGGCGCCTCCGCCGAGGAGGTCGCGCAGCTCGCCGGGATCCCCGTCGACCGGGTGCGGCGATTCGAGGGCCCGGTGCTCGCGGAGCGGGCGTTCATGGCCGAGCGTGCGCGCAAGACTCCCGTACGGCGCCCCGGCGAGAACGCGGGCCCGCAGCTCGGCGAGGCGGTGCAGGAGCGGCTGCTGCTGCGCGGCGCCGAGAAGGACACCGTCCAGTGGGACTCCTGGCGCCGCGACGACGGCACGTGGGAGGTGCTGCTGGTCTACCGGGTGGCGGGCGAGCCGCACTCGGCGAGCTGGACGTACGACCCGCCGCGGCGGCTCGTCCAGGCCGTCGACGACGAGGCGCGCGCGCTGATCGGTGAGACCGACGACGCCATCGCCGTCGCGCAGGAGCCCAGCTTCCCGTTCGTGCCGAGGATCGCCCGGCTGCCGCGTGACCGCCCGCTCGACCGGGCCGCCCTGCCCGCGCCTGCCCCGCCTCCGGCGGCGGAGACAGACGAGGGCGAGCGGGATTCGCTGACCAGCCTGCTGGAGGCGGTACCGAGCTTCCGCGGCGACATGGTCGTCCCGGAGCGGTCGGCTGCGGTGGACCAGCCTGCCACCACGGAGCCGGTGCAGGAGCCCGGCGCCGAGGAGCCCCCGGCCCCTGCGGCGTCGGCGGGCGCCGGATCCGCTTACGCCGACGTCCTCATGCCGCGCTCGGTCAGCGGCCACCGCGACCGGCTCGTCGGCACGACGGACCGCCAGGCCGAGGCGGACGGGGTGCGGCCCGGGCGGCGGGCGGCGGTGCCGAGCTGGGACGAGATCGTGTTCGGGACGCGCCGCAAGAAGCAGGACTGA
- a CDS encoding D-arabinono-1,4-lactone oxidase, with product MTGTSRTSTRTGNAWRNWAGTVSARPVREVSPADAGELAEAVRRAAEDGLRVKTVGTGHSFTSIAATDGVLIRPDLLTGIREIDRTAMTVTVEAGTPLKRLNAALAREDLSLTNMGDIMEQTVAGATSTGTHGTGRDSGSIAAQIRGLELITADGSLLRCSEKGTDEERAVFAAARIGLGALGVISAITFAVEPLFLLAAREEPMPFDRVTAEFDQLHAENEHFEFYWFPHTGNCNTKRNNRSAGPPAPPGSVSGWIEDELLSNGLFQVVNSVGRAVPATIPAIARLSSRALSARTYTDIPYKVFTSPRRVRFVEMEYALPREAAVEALRELKAMIERSPLRISFPVEVRTAPADDITLSTASGRESAYIAVHMYKGTPYRSYFTAVERIMTAYEGRPHWGKVHTRDAEYFDRVYPRFGEFTALRDRLDPDRMFGNDYLRRVLGA from the coding sequence ATGACGGGCACATCCAGGACCAGCACCAGGACGGGGAACGCGTGGCGTAACTGGGCGGGTACGGTGTCCGCCCGCCCGGTGCGGGAGGTGTCCCCCGCCGACGCGGGTGAACTGGCCGAGGCCGTACGCCGCGCCGCCGAGGACGGCCTGCGGGTGAAGACGGTCGGCACGGGCCACTCGTTCACGTCGATCGCCGCGACCGACGGCGTGCTGATCCGCCCGGACCTGCTCACCGGAATACGCGAGATCGACCGTACGGCGATGACGGTGACCGTCGAGGCGGGCACGCCCCTGAAGCGGCTCAACGCCGCGCTCGCCCGTGAGGACCTGTCGCTCACGAACATGGGCGACATCATGGAGCAGACCGTCGCGGGCGCGACCAGCACCGGGACGCACGGCACCGGACGCGACTCGGGCTCGATCGCCGCGCAGATCAGAGGCCTTGAGCTGATCACGGCGGACGGCTCGCTGCTGCGCTGCTCCGAGAAGGGCACCGACGAGGAACGCGCGGTCTTCGCGGCCGCCCGGATCGGCCTGGGCGCGCTGGGTGTCATCAGCGCGATCACTTTCGCCGTGGAGCCGCTGTTCCTGCTGGCGGCCCGTGAGGAGCCGATGCCGTTCGACCGGGTCACGGCCGAGTTCGACCAGCTGCACGCGGAGAACGAGCACTTCGAGTTCTACTGGTTCCCCCACACGGGCAACTGCAACACCAAGCGCAACAACCGCAGCGCCGGTCCGCCCGCCCCGCCCGGGTCGGTCAGCGGCTGGATCGAGGACGAGCTGCTCTCCAACGGGCTCTTCCAGGTGGTCAATTCGGTCGGCCGGGCGGTGCCCGCGACGATCCCGGCGATCGCGAGGCTCTCCAGCCGCGCGCTCTCCGCCCGCACGTACACGGACATTCCCTACAAGGTCTTCACAAGTCCCCGCCGGGTGCGCTTCGTCGAGATGGAATACGCGCTTCCGAGGGAGGCCGCGGTCGAGGCGCTGCGCGAGCTGAAGGCGATGATCGAGCGCTCGCCGCTGCGGATCAGTTTCCCGGTCGAGGTGCGGACGGCCCCGGCGGACGACATCACGCTCTCGACGGCCTCGGGCCGCGAGAGCGCGTACATCGCGGTGCACATGTACAAGGGGACGCCGTACCGCTCGTACTTCACGGCGGTCGAGCGGATCATGACCGCGTACGAGGGGCGTCCGCACTGGGGAAAGGTCCACACACGCGACGCGGAGTACTTCGATCGGGTGTATCCGCGCTTCGGCGAGTTCACGGCGCTGCGCGACCGGCTGGATCCCGACCGGATGTTCGGGAACGACTACCTGCGGCGAGTACTGGGGGCCTAG
- a CDS encoding MFS transporter codes for MASPYRAIFAAPGTLAFTAAGFFGRMPLSMMGIGIVTMISQLTGRYGLAGALSATLALSAAVLGPQVSRLVDRHGQRRVMRPALLVSVAAVSGLLVCAQQGAPDWTLFAFTACAGCIPAVGAMTRARWAEIYRGSPRELHTAYAFESIADEVCFIVGPIISIGLSTIWFPEAGPLIATAFLLVGVVWLTAQRATEPVPHPREQHTSGSALRSPGLQVLVATFTATGAIFGAVDVVTVAFAEEQGHKAAASLVLAVYALGSCLAGAVFGLLHLKGEPSRRWVLGVCAMAVSMIPLQLAGNLPILAVALFVAGLAIAPTMVTTMALVEAHVPRTKLTEGMTWTGTGLAVGVALGSSAAGWVVDAHGAGAAYAVPAVAGALAAVVAFLGYRRLRRPVPTREGQDDGHIQDQHQDGERVA; via the coding sequence TTGGCCAGTCCCTACCGCGCGATATTCGCCGCGCCCGGCACCCTCGCGTTCACCGCAGCGGGCTTCTTCGGCCGGATGCCGCTGTCCATGATGGGCATCGGCATCGTGACCATGATTTCCCAGCTGACGGGCCGCTACGGCCTGGCGGGCGCGCTCTCCGCGACGCTCGCGCTCTCGGCGGCGGTGCTCGGCCCCCAGGTCTCCCGGCTGGTCGACCGGCACGGTCAGCGCCGGGTGATGCGCCCGGCGCTGCTGGTGTCGGTGGCGGCGGTCTCGGGTCTGCTCGTCTGCGCACAGCAGGGCGCACCGGACTGGACGCTGTTCGCGTTCACCGCCTGTGCGGGCTGCATCCCGGCCGTCGGTGCGATGACCAGGGCGCGCTGGGCGGAGATCTACCGGGGCTCGCCGCGCGAGCTGCACACCGCGTACGCATTCGAGTCGATCGCCGACGAGGTGTGCTTCATCGTGGGCCCGATCATCTCGATCGGGCTGTCGACGATCTGGTTCCCGGAGGCGGGGCCGCTGATCGCCACGGCGTTCCTCCTCGTCGGCGTGGTCTGGCTGACGGCGCAGCGCGCCACCGAGCCGGTGCCGCACCCGCGCGAGCAGCACACCAGTGGCTCCGCGCTCCGCTCCCCCGGTCTGCAGGTCCTGGTGGCGACGTTCACGGCGACGGGAGCGATCTTCGGTGCGGTGGACGTGGTGACGGTCGCGTTCGCCGAGGAGCAGGGCCACAAGGCGGCCGCGAGCCTGGTCCTCGCGGTGTACGCGCTGGGCTCCTGCCTCGCCGGAGCGGTCTTCGGGCTGCTCCACCTCAAGGGCGAGCCGTCGCGCAGGTGGGTCCTGGGTGTCTGTGCGATGGCCGTGAGTATGATCCCCCTCCAACTGGCCGGGAACCTGCCGATCCTGGCCGTGGCGCTCTTCGTCGCCGGCCTGGCCATCGCACCGACGATGGTGACCACAATGGCCCTTGTCGAAGCGCACGTACCGCGCACCAAGCTGACCGAGGGCATGACCTGGACGGGTACCGGGCTCGCGGTCGGCGTGGCGCTCGGCTCGTCGGCCGCCGGCTGGGTGGTGGACGCGCACGGCGCCGGTGCGGCGTACGCGGTGCCCGCGGTGGCGGGAGCGCTCGCGGCGGTCGTGGCGTTCCTGGGGTACCGCCGGCTGCGCAGGCCGGTGCCGACGCGGGAGGGGCAGGATGACGGGCACATCCAGGACCAGCACCAGGACGGGGAACGCGTGGCGTAA